A stretch of Nonomuraea africana DNA encodes these proteins:
- a CDS encoding sugar ABC transporter permease, which yields MTDLETPTDLRDERLIGRQGLRGAAEGLLDRVRGGDLGVLPVVIGLIVIWSVFQALNPIFLSSVNLVNLTLECAPVGIIALGVVVVLLVGQIDLSVGSVSGLTSAVMAVFFVDRRLPVWLAILAAIVIGCAIGWVYGQIFNRFGVPSFVITMAGLLGLLGVQLWVLGAKGSINLPFDSGLVGFAQLAFVPAWLSYVFVVVAAAGLFASGYAHARRRRQASLSAVSTQLLVARSVLVLLGLGVVVWYLNQTRGVGWMFVLFLALVLVMHYVLGRTKFGKSIYAVGGNAEAARRAGINVRAVYTSAFVLCTTLAAVGGVLAAARLAAVNQSSGGGDVNLNAIAAAVIGGTSLFGGRGTAFAALLGIVVIQSISSGLTLLNLDSSFRFMVTGAVLLLAVAVDSVARRSRVSHGRA from the coding sequence ATGACCGATCTCGAGACTCCGACGGACCTGCGGGACGAGCGGCTGATCGGCAGGCAGGGCCTGCGCGGCGCCGCCGAGGGCCTGCTCGACCGCGTCCGCGGCGGCGACCTGGGCGTATTGCCCGTCGTCATCGGGCTGATCGTCATCTGGTCGGTGTTCCAGGCGCTCAATCCGATCTTCCTGTCCAGCGTCAACCTGGTGAACCTCACGCTGGAGTGCGCCCCCGTCGGCATCATCGCGCTGGGCGTGGTGGTCGTGCTGCTCGTCGGCCAGATCGACCTGTCGGTCGGCTCGGTCAGCGGCCTGACCTCCGCGGTCATGGCGGTCTTCTTCGTGGACAGGCGGCTGCCCGTGTGGCTGGCGATCCTGGCCGCGATCGTGATCGGCTGCGCGATCGGCTGGGTCTACGGGCAGATCTTCAACAGGTTCGGCGTACCGAGCTTCGTCATCACCATGGCGGGCCTGCTGGGCCTGCTCGGCGTGCAGCTGTGGGTGCTCGGCGCCAAGGGCTCGATCAACCTGCCCTTCGACTCCGGCCTGGTCGGTTTCGCGCAGCTGGCGTTCGTGCCGGCCTGGCTGTCGTACGTGTTCGTCGTGGTGGCCGCCGCCGGGCTGTTCGCCAGCGGATACGCCCACGCCAGGCGGCGCAGGCAGGCGTCGCTGTCGGCGGTCTCCACCCAGCTGCTGGTCGCGAGGAGCGTCCTGGTGCTCCTCGGCCTCGGCGTGGTCGTCTGGTACCTCAACCAGACGCGTGGCGTGGGCTGGATGTTCGTCCTGTTCCTCGCGCTGGTGCTGGTCATGCACTACGTGCTCGGCCGTACCAAGTTCGGCAAGTCGATCTACGCGGTCGGCGGCAACGCCGAGGCGGCCAGGCGCGCCGGCATCAACGTCAGGGCCGTCTACACCTCGGCGTTCGTGCTGTGCACCACGCTCGCCGCCGTCGGCGGCGTGCTGGCCGCGGCAAGGCTCGCGGCGGTCAACCAGAGCAGCGGCGGCGGCGACGTCAACCTCAACGCCATCGCGGCCGCCGTCATCGGCGGCACCAGCCTGTTCGGCGGCAGGGGTACGGCCTTCGCCGCGCTGCTGGGCATCGTGGTGATCCAGTCCATCTCCAGCGGGCTGACGCTGCTCAACCTCGACTCGTCCTTCCGCTTCATGGTCACCGGCGCCGTCCTGCTGCTGGCGGTGGCCGTGGACTCGGTGGCCCGCAGGTCGCGGGTCTCCCACGGCAGGGCCTAG
- a CDS encoding FGGY-family carbohydrate kinase: MAVVCVDAGTTMIKAVGYDEEGEEAVVARRATTVARPRPGWAEQDMDAVWAAVASCVREVVEEMAVPVDYVAVTAQGDGCWLVGPDGAPTGPAVLWNDARAAAFVADWTEAGVLERAFRRNGSLTFPGLPNAVLAWLRVHDPERLERSAAALTCGGWLFSRLTGRIATDSSDASAPFTDLATGRHSAELLALYGLEWALRLLPEQLGEDGRAAPLTAEGLGLPLGTPVVLSSYDIASTAIGVGAVTPGQACTILGTTLCTEIVTDRVELGERASGLTVALGLPGLHLRAFPTLAGGEVIGWACEMLGLRHPADLGELATHAPPGADGLVFLPYLSPAGERAPFLDPSARGAFVGLSFEHRREHLARAVMEGLSMVIRDCLTASHVRPTELRVCGGGAASVVWTRLIADVTGLPVLRTADAEAGARGAYVLGGLTTGALAKVPEPRVRQALEPATGPYDELFDRFVRVRESVRSGR; the protein is encoded by the coding sequence ATGGCTGTCGTCTGCGTCGACGCGGGCACCACGATGATCAAGGCGGTCGGCTACGACGAGGAGGGAGAGGAGGCGGTGGTGGCGCGCAGGGCCACCACCGTGGCCAGGCCCCGCCCCGGCTGGGCCGAGCAGGACATGGACGCGGTGTGGGCGGCGGTCGCCTCCTGCGTGCGTGAGGTGGTCGAGGAGATGGCCGTGCCCGTCGACTACGTCGCGGTCACGGCGCAGGGCGACGGCTGCTGGCTGGTCGGCCCGGACGGCGCGCCGACGGGGCCCGCCGTCCTCTGGAACGACGCCCGCGCCGCCGCCTTCGTCGCGGACTGGACGGAGGCGGGGGTGCTGGAGCGGGCCTTTCGCCGCAACGGCTCGCTGACCTTCCCCGGACTGCCCAACGCCGTCCTGGCCTGGCTGCGCGTCCACGACCCCGAGCGGCTCGAGCGGTCCGCGGCCGCGCTGACCTGCGGGGGCTGGCTCTTCTCCAGGCTCACGGGCCGGATCGCGACGGACAGCTCCGACGCCTCGGCGCCGTTCACCGACCTCGCCACCGGCCGCCACTCCGCCGAGCTGCTGGCCCTCTACGGCCTGGAGTGGGCCCTGCGCCTGCTGCCCGAGCAGCTCGGCGAGGACGGCAGGGCCGCGCCCCTGACCGCCGAAGGACTCGGCCTTCCCCTGGGCACCCCCGTCGTCCTGTCCTCCTATGACATCGCCTCGACCGCTATCGGTGTCGGTGCGGTCACGCCCGGCCAGGCGTGCACGATCCTCGGCACGACGCTGTGCACGGAGATCGTCACCGACCGGGTGGAGCTGGGCGAGCGGGCCTCTGGCCTGACCGTCGCTCTCGGGCTGCCCGGGCTCCACCTGCGGGCCTTCCCCACGCTGGCGGGCGGCGAGGTGATCGGCTGGGCCTGCGAGATGCTCGGCCTGCGCCACCCGGCCGACCTCGGCGAGCTGGCCACGCACGCGCCACCGGGCGCGGACGGGCTGGTGTTCCTGCCGTACCTGTCACCCGCGGGGGAGCGGGCCCCCTTCCTCGACCCCTCCGCGAGAGGCGCGTTCGTCGGCCTCTCCTTCGAGCACCGCCGCGAGCACCTGGCCCGCGCCGTCATGGAGGGCCTCAGCATGGTCATCAGAGACTGCCTCACCGCCTCCCACGTCAGGCCCACCGAGCTGCGCGTCTGCGGTGGCGGCGCGGCCAGCGTGGTGTGGACCCGGCTCATCGCCGACGTCACCGGGCTGCCCGTGCTGCGGACGGCCGACGCCGAGGCGGGCGCGAGAGGCGCCTACGTCCTGGGCGGCCTCACCACGGGCGCGCTGGCCAAGGTGCCCGAACCCCGGGTACGGCAGGCGCTCGAACCGGCAACCGGGCCGTACGACGAGCTCTTCGACCGGTTCGTGCGCGTCAGGGAGAGCGTCAGGAGCGGCCGGTGA
- a CDS encoding FGGY family carbohydrate kinase: MSGVWVGLDLGTQSVRALAVTGDGTVAGMGTRKLTSHRDGERHEQDPEQWWRATALVCAEALAEVPGAEVSGVAVDATSGTVLLADPRGRPLTPGLMYDDTRAAAQVERINEVGGRVWAELGYRRMQAAWALPKLLWLLGEYGRSGVRLLHQSDFVNRRLVGHEVPTDLSSALKTGAHLIEEDWPSDVLATLGVPGETLPELVRSGTVIGTVCAAAAELTRLPEGTPVIAGATDGCAAQLGAGALTPGSWNSVLGTTLVIKGVTRDLVRDPLGAVYSHRAPDGGWLPGGASSTGSGAIARDFPGRDLDELTAVAAGREPARPLAYPLVSAGERFPFVAPQARGFLLGEVADEAEHFAALLQGVAFVERLCFDYLDLLGAPVDGALTMTGGATRSAYWTQLRADVLGRQVTLPENAEPALGMAVLAASPGRRVADVAAEMVRVGDTIDPRPGSADRFDDAYLRLVDELARRQWLPAEVAAHAHERTP; the protein is encoded by the coding sequence GTGAGCGGCGTCTGGGTCGGGCTCGATCTCGGCACGCAGAGCGTCAGGGCGCTGGCCGTCACCGGCGACGGCACGGTCGCGGGCATGGGCACCCGCAAGCTGACCAGCCACCGCGACGGCGAGCGGCACGAGCAGGACCCCGAGCAGTGGTGGCGCGCCACCGCCCTGGTCTGCGCCGAGGCGCTCGCCGAGGTGCCCGGCGCCGAGGTGAGCGGCGTGGCCGTGGACGCCACCTCGGGCACCGTCCTGCTCGCCGACCCGCGGGGCCGCCCGCTCACGCCAGGCCTGATGTACGACGACACCCGCGCCGCCGCCCAGGTGGAGCGGATCAACGAGGTGGGCGGCCGGGTCTGGGCCGAGCTCGGCTACCGCCGCATGCAGGCCGCGTGGGCACTGCCGAAGCTGCTCTGGCTGCTCGGTGAGTACGGCCGCAGCGGCGTCAGGCTGCTGCACCAGAGCGACTTCGTCAACCGCCGCCTGGTCGGCCACGAGGTCCCCACCGACCTCAGCAGCGCGCTCAAGACCGGCGCCCACCTGATCGAGGAGGACTGGCCGTCGGACGTGCTGGCCACGCTCGGCGTGCCGGGCGAGACGCTGCCCGAACTGGTCCGCTCGGGCACGGTCATCGGCACGGTCTGCGCGGCCGCCGCCGAGCTCACCCGCCTGCCCGAGGGCACCCCCGTCATCGCGGGCGCCACCGACGGCTGCGCCGCCCAGCTCGGCGCGGGCGCGCTCACCCCCGGCAGCTGGAACTCGGTGCTCGGCACCACGCTGGTGATCAAGGGGGTGACCCGCGACCTGGTCCGCGACCCGCTCGGCGCGGTCTACTCGCACCGGGCGCCCGACGGCGGCTGGCTGCCCGGCGGCGCCTCGAGCACCGGCTCGGGCGCGATCGCCCGCGACTTCCCCGGCCGCGACCTCGACGAGCTGACCGCCGTGGCCGCCGGGCGCGAACCCGCGCGGCCGCTCGCCTACCCGCTCGTCTCGGCGGGCGAGCGCTTCCCCTTCGTCGCGCCGCAGGCCAGAGGCTTCCTGCTGGGCGAGGTGGCCGACGAGGCCGAGCACTTCGCCGCACTGCTGCAAGGCGTCGCCTTCGTCGAACGGCTCTGCTTCGACTACCTGGACCTGCTCGGCGCGCCCGTGGACGGCGCCCTCACCATGACGGGCGGCGCGACCCGCAGCGCGTACTGGACCCAGCTGCGCGCCGACGTGCTCGGCCGCCAGGTGACGCTGCCGGAGAACGCCGAACCCGCGCTCGGCATGGCGGTGCTGGCCGCCTCGCCGGGGCGCAGGGTCGCCGACGTGGCCGCGGAGATGGTCCGCGTCGGCGACACGATCGACCCTCGCCCGGGCTCCGCCGACCGCTTCGACGACGCCTACCTGCGCCTGGTCGACGAGCTGGCGCGCAGGCAGTGGCTGCCCGCCGAGGTCGCCGCGCACGCACACGAAAGGACACCTTGA
- a CDS encoding histidine phosphatase family protein has product MTRLVLVRHGESVWHAENRYAGISDIALTPLGVRQAARLAEWAAGAGLSAVWASTLSRARITAEPCAKAVGVPLRIDERLRELAFGEAEGLTAAEMSERFPQARAAFTDDPVTHHLPGGEDPAKAAQRFTECLYDIAAEHPDGRVLVVAHTTIIRLALCGLIGVPLREYRRLFPFLSNGALTEIDVRDGRTALLQYNGALS; this is encoded by the coding sequence ATGACCCGCCTGGTCCTGGTCCGTCATGGAGAGTCGGTGTGGCACGCCGAGAACCGCTACGCGGGGATCAGCGACATCGCGCTGACCCCGCTGGGCGTACGGCAGGCCGCCAGGCTCGCCGAATGGGCCGCGGGCGCGGGGCTGTCGGCGGTGTGGGCCTCCACGCTGTCCCGCGCCAGGATCACCGCCGAGCCGTGCGCCAAGGCGGTCGGCGTCCCGCTGCGGATCGACGAGCGGCTGCGCGAGCTGGCCTTCGGCGAGGCCGAGGGCCTCACGGCCGCAGAGATGAGCGAGCGCTTTCCGCAGGCGCGCGCGGCCTTCACCGACGACCCCGTCACGCACCACCTGCCGGGCGGCGAGGATCCCGCCAAGGCCGCCCAGCGCTTCACCGAGTGCCTGTACGACATCGCCGCCGAGCATCCGGACGGCCGCGTGCTGGTGGTCGCGCACACCACGATCATCAGGCTCGCCCTGTGCGGGCTCATCGGGGTGCCGCTGCGGGAGTACCGGCGGCTGTTCCCCTTCCTGAGCAACGGGGCGCTGACCGAGATCGATGTCCGCGACGGCCGCACCGCCCTCCTTCAGTACAACGGAGCCCTCTCATGA
- a CDS encoding 2-hydroxyacid dehydrogenase, whose protein sequence is MTTRVLAAGDHFVLNRLFAEALQGVGDLELSELTLPWPVEPFGPVAEVREASGTEEDLIEALRGVEICVTQMAPLTERVLAASPGLRLFCVGRGGPVNANLEAATRHGVAVCYAPGRNATATAEHTMGMILAAIRRVPATHGELVAGVWRGDYYTYDSVGPELEGATVGLVGYGAIGRKVARMLGGFGAKVLVFDPYAEEDGLAERVSSLEELLSRSLVVSLHARATPETAGLIDADRLAAMPRGSVLVNCARGSLVDYEAVCDALESGRLFAAAFDVFPEEPLPKDSRLRTAPNVVMTPHLAGASKETAGNAARIVAAEVGRYLRGEPLAHCANPEVFRLR, encoded by the coding sequence ATGACCACCCGTGTCCTCGCCGCAGGCGACCACTTCGTCCTCAACCGCCTGTTCGCCGAAGCGCTCCAGGGCGTCGGCGATCTGGAGCTGTCCGAGCTGACCCTGCCGTGGCCGGTCGAGCCGTTCGGCCCCGTCGCCGAGGTACGCGAGGCGTCGGGCACCGAGGAGGATCTGATCGAGGCGCTGCGTGGGGTGGAGATCTGCGTCACCCAGATGGCGCCGCTCACCGAGCGGGTGCTCGCCGCCTCGCCCGGCCTGCGGCTGTTCTGCGTGGGCAGAGGCGGCCCCGTCAACGCCAACCTGGAGGCGGCCACCAGGCACGGCGTCGCCGTCTGCTACGCCCCTGGCCGCAACGCCACCGCCACCGCCGAGCACACGATGGGCATGATCCTCGCGGCGATCCGGCGCGTCCCCGCCACCCACGGCGAGCTCGTCGCGGGCGTCTGGCGAGGCGACTACTACACCTATGACAGCGTCGGCCCCGAGCTGGAGGGCGCCACGGTCGGCCTGGTCGGCTACGGCGCCATCGGCCGCAAGGTGGCCAGGATGCTGGGCGGGTTCGGCGCCAAGGTGCTCGTCTTCGACCCCTACGCGGAGGAGGACGGCCTGGCCGAGCGGGTGTCGTCGCTGGAGGAGCTGCTGTCGAGGTCGCTCGTGGTGTCGTTGCACGCGAGGGCCACCCCCGAGACCGCCGGCCTGATCGACGCCGACCGCCTGGCCGCGATGCCGAGGGGTTCGGTGCTGGTCAACTGCGCCCGCGGCAGCCTGGTCGACTACGAGGCGGTGTGCGACGCGCTGGAGTCGGGACGGCTGTTCGCCGCGGCGTTCGACGTCTTCCCCGAGGAGCCGCTGCCGAAGGACTCGCGCCTGCGCACCGCGCCCAACGTGGTCATGACTCCGCACCTGGCGGGGGCCAGCAAGGAGACGGCGGGCAACGCGGCCCGCATCGTGGCCGCCGAGGTGGGCCGCTACCTGCGCGGAGAGCCGCTCGCGCACTGCGCCAACCCGGAGGTATTCCGGCTCCGTTAA
- a CDS encoding ABC transporter ATP-binding protein yields MRQRDEIWLADINLELSSGMTVLIGPLGAGKTTLMRVVAGLHPPTTGRVIVNGNDVASISVRKRSVAFVYQQFINYPSLTVHENIASPLRLDAAFPKDQVDRRVREVAELMGIGDLLARRPAELSGGQQQRTAIARALARPVDVLLLDEPLANLDYKLREQLRGDLKSMFRHSEGVVLYSTSDPAEALGFAAPTVVLGEGRIQHVGEAADMYDRPPTLAVAATLSDPPLNLLPGVVRDGWIECMGASFPAPRAHASAQRVVLGVRPHQVSIERAGPGALAFPAEIRLAEVTGSATFVHLLLRDGPHLVAQLPGTRLFTPGERATVHVDPAHVLVFDEAGGELLAGSAAEVDLHG; encoded by the coding sequence GTGCGACAACGTGACGAGATCTGGCTCGCCGACATAAACCTCGAATTATCCAGCGGAATGACCGTGCTCATCGGCCCGCTGGGCGCGGGGAAGACCACGCTGATGCGCGTCGTGGCAGGTCTGCATCCGCCGACGACCGGCAGGGTCATTGTCAATGGAAACGACGTCGCCTCGATTTCGGTGCGAAAGCGCTCGGTGGCCTTCGTCTATCAGCAGTTCATCAACTACCCCTCACTGACGGTCCACGAGAACATCGCCTCCCCACTGCGTCTCGACGCCGCCTTCCCCAAGGATCAGGTCGACCGGCGGGTGCGCGAGGTCGCCGAGCTCATGGGCATCGGCGACCTGCTCGCGCGCCGGCCCGCCGAGCTGTCGGGCGGCCAGCAGCAGCGCACCGCCATCGCCAGGGCGCTGGCCAGGCCGGTCGACGTGCTACTGCTCGACGAACCGCTCGCCAACCTCGACTACAAGCTCAGGGAACAGCTGCGCGGCGACCTGAAGAGCATGTTCAGGCACTCCGAGGGCGTGGTCCTGTACTCCACCTCCGATCCCGCCGAGGCGCTCGGCTTCGCCGCGCCGACGGTGGTCCTCGGCGAGGGGCGGATCCAGCACGTCGGCGAGGCGGCCGACATGTACGACCGGCCGCCGACGCTGGCCGTCGCCGCGACGCTCAGCGATCCGCCGCTGAACCTCCTGCCGGGGGTCGTGCGCGACGGCTGGATCGAGTGCATGGGCGCCTCGTTCCCCGCGCCGCGGGCGCACGCCTCGGCCCAGCGCGTCGTCCTCGGCGTCCGCCCGCACCAGGTGAGCATCGAGCGGGCGGGCCCGGGCGCGCTCGCCTTCCCCGCGGAGATCCGGCTGGCCGAGGTGACGGGCAGCGCCACGTTCGTGCACCTGCTGCTGCGCGACGGCCCGCACCTGGTCGCCCAGCTGCCCGGCACCCGGCTGTTCACCCCGGGCGAGCGGGCGACCGTCCACGTCGACCCGGCCCACGTGCTGGTCTTCGACGAGGCGGGCGGAGAGTTGCTCGCCGGCTCGGCGGCGGAGGTCGATCTGCATGGCTGA
- a CDS encoding ABC transporter ATP-binding protein, translating into MADIRLEGVGHSYDGGRTWALKPMTWTWRDARAYALLGPSGCGKTTLLNIVSGLLSPTVGRIWFGDRDVTAVPTAGRNIAQVFQFPVLYEQMSVYDNLAFPLRNRGYPKAEVDRRVRTVSRLLGLDDHLQRRSRRLDPGRQQIVSLGRGLVRSEVAAVLLDEPLTVIDPALKWALRSKLKEIHRDTGHTLIYVTHDQTEALTFADEVVVLKDGAVVQSGTPAELFLSPAHEFVGHFIGSPGMNVLPAEVVDGTVRVGEAVIGRAVGELPPGPVRVGVRPEFVRISAAQETPGVPARVKGVDRMGAYHLVRAEVAGHDLVAKVDPGSPHAPGAVEFFHFAADGAFLFRDEVRCGSIAPLEGGKGA; encoded by the coding sequence ATGGCTGACATCCGCCTCGAGGGCGTGGGGCACAGCTACGACGGCGGCAGGACGTGGGCGCTCAAACCCATGACCTGGACGTGGCGCGACGCCAGGGCCTACGCCCTGCTCGGACCGAGCGGTTGCGGCAAGACCACCCTGCTGAACATCGTCTCCGGCCTGCTCTCCCCGACCGTGGGGCGGATCTGGTTCGGCGACCGTGACGTGACCGCGGTGCCGACGGCGGGCCGCAACATCGCGCAGGTCTTCCAGTTCCCCGTCCTGTACGAGCAGATGTCGGTCTACGACAACCTCGCCTTTCCCCTGCGCAACCGCGGATACCCCAAGGCGGAGGTCGACCGGCGGGTGCGCACGGTGTCGCGGCTGCTCGGACTCGACGACCACCTCCAGCGCAGGTCGCGCCGGCTGGATCCGGGCCGGCAGCAGATCGTCAGCCTGGGCAGGGGACTGGTCCGCTCCGAGGTCGCCGCGGTGCTGCTCGACGAGCCCCTCACGGTGATCGACCCCGCGCTGAAGTGGGCGCTGCGCAGCAAGCTGAAGGAGATCCACCGCGACACCGGCCACACGCTCATCTACGTCACCCATGACCAGACCGAGGCGCTGACCTTCGCCGACGAGGTGGTCGTGCTCAAGGACGGAGCGGTCGTCCAGTCCGGCACCCCCGCCGAGCTGTTCCTTTCGCCCGCCCACGAGTTCGTCGGCCACTTCATCGGCTCTCCCGGGATGAACGTCCTGCCGGCCGAGGTCGTCGACGGGACGGTCAGAGTCGGCGAGGCGGTGATCGGGCGGGCCGTGGGCGAGCTCCCGCCCGGCCCCGTGCGCGTCGGCGTCCGGCCGGAGTTCGTACGGATCAGCGCCGCGCAGGAGACGCCCGGCGTGCCGGCACGGGTGAAGGGGGTGGACCGCATGGGCGCCTACCACCTGGTCCGCGCCGAGGTGGCCGGCCACGACCTGGTCGCGAAGGTGGACCCGGGCTCGCCGCACGCGCCGGGCGCGGTCGAGTTCTTCCACTTCGCCGCCGACGGGGCGTTCCTGTTCAGGGACGAGGTCAGATGCGGGTCCATAGCGCCTCTCGAAGGAGGGAAGGGAGCGTGA
- a CDS encoding sugar ABC transporter permease, with the protein MTSRLADEAGTEAVTEAAPREEEQNRQADLKPKNNRAWLLVLPVVVSVAFTAVIPLMTVVNFSVQDIFTPTDRIFVGLDWFRSISRDPEVRAAFLRTLLFSAQVLLVEIPLGVAIAVCMPRRGVSVSVALVVVALPLLIPWNVVGTIWQIFARGDIGLGGWAINNVLGIGFNYTLDSTDAWITVLLMDVWHWTPLVALLAYAGLRSIPDAYFQAAQIDAASAWATFRHIQLPRLRGVLTIAILLRFMDSFMIYTEPFVVTGGGPGNATSFLSILLSKIAVGQFDLGPAGAFSLLYFLIVQIISYVFFTVLTRSGR; encoded by the coding sequence GTGACCAGCCGGTTAGCCGACGAGGCCGGTACGGAGGCCGTCACCGAGGCCGCGCCGCGGGAAGAGGAACAGAACAGGCAGGCCGACCTCAAGCCGAAGAACAACCGCGCCTGGCTCCTCGTGCTGCCCGTCGTGGTGTCGGTCGCGTTCACCGCGGTGATCCCGCTGATGACCGTGGTCAACTTCTCCGTGCAGGACATCTTCACCCCCACCGACAGGATCTTCGTGGGGCTCGACTGGTTCAGGTCCATCTCCCGCGACCCCGAGGTCCGCGCCGCCTTCCTGCGGACCCTGCTGTTCTCGGCCCAGGTGCTGCTGGTCGAGATCCCGCTCGGCGTCGCGATCGCGGTGTGCATGCCGCGCCGGGGGGTCTCGGTGTCGGTGGCGCTGGTCGTCGTCGCACTCCCCCTGCTCATCCCGTGGAACGTGGTCGGCACCATCTGGCAGATCTTCGCCCGCGGCGACATCGGGCTGGGCGGCTGGGCCATCAACAACGTGCTGGGCATCGGCTTCAACTACACCCTCGACTCCACCGACGCCTGGATCACCGTTCTGCTCATGGACGTCTGGCACTGGACGCCGCTGGTCGCGCTGCTGGCCTACGCGGGCCTGCGCTCCATCCCCGACGCCTACTTCCAGGCCGCGCAGATCGACGCCGCCTCGGCCTGGGCGACCTTCCGGCACATCCAGCTGCCCCGCCTGCGCGGCGTGCTCACCATCGCGATCCTGCTCCGGTTCATGGACAGCTTCATGATCTACACCGAGCCGTTCGTGGTGACGGGCGGCGGTCCCGGCAACGCCACCTCCTTCCTCAGCATCCTGCTGTCGAAGATCGCCGTCGGGCAGTTCGACCTCGGCCCGGCGGGGGCGTTCTCGCTGCTCTACTTCCTCATCGTGCAGATCATCTCGTACGTCTTCTTCACCGTGCTGACGAGGAGCGGCAGATGA
- a CDS encoding carbohydrate ABC transporter permease gives MRLPWARTVFWLYAATLMLPLLWMFGMSIRPNEDILGSFSLIPQRVTLENYETFFTNEVWYSSYLNSILYTSMNAVMSLIVALPAAYAFSRFRFAGDKHLFFWLLTNRMAPPAVFLLPFFQIYQSVGLFDTHLGVAIAHMLFNVPLAVWILEGFMSGIPREIDETAAIDGYSLPRFFLRIFLPMIRSAIGVTAFFCFMFSWVELLIARTITSVNAKPIAATMTRTVSAAGVDWGLLAAAGVLTIIPGAIVIWFVRNYIAKGFSMGRV, from the coding sequence ATGAGGCTGCCATGGGCGCGCACGGTGTTCTGGCTGTACGCCGCCACCCTGATGCTGCCGCTGCTGTGGATGTTCGGGATGTCCATCAGGCCGAACGAGGACATCCTCGGCAGCTTCTCGCTCATCCCGCAGCGGGTGACGCTGGAGAACTACGAGACGTTCTTCACCAACGAGGTGTGGTACTCGAGCTATCTCAACTCGATCCTCTACACCTCCATGAACGCGGTCATGTCGCTGATCGTGGCGCTGCCCGCGGCGTACGCCTTCTCGCGGTTCAGGTTCGCCGGCGACAAGCACCTGTTCTTCTGGCTGCTGACGAACAGGATGGCGCCGCCCGCCGTCTTCCTGCTGCCGTTCTTCCAGATCTACCAGAGCGTCGGCTTGTTCGACACGCACCTCGGGGTGGCCATCGCGCACATGCTCTTCAACGTGCCGCTCGCCGTCTGGATCCTCGAAGGGTTCATGTCCGGGATCCCACGCGAGATCGACGAGACCGCGGCCATCGACGGCTACTCATTGCCGCGCTTCTTCCTGCGCATCTTCCTGCCGATGATCCGCTCGGCGATCGGCGTCACCGCGTTCTTCTGCTTCATGTTCAGCTGGGTCGAGCTGCTCATCGCCAGGACCATCACCTCCGTCAACGCCAAGCCCATCGCCGCCACCATGACGAGAACGGTGAGCGCGGCGGGCGTCGACTGGGGGCTGCTGGCGGCGGCGGGCGTGCTGACGATCATCCCCGGGGCGATCGTCATCTGGTTCGTCAGGAACTACATCGCCAAGGGCTTCTCCATGGGGAGGGTCTGA
- a CDS encoding DUF2160 domain-containing protein yields the protein MLEWMVWTPPTALVFAGLFLLLCGMAVWARISPPVARRGFLRIETDRGDRLYIGLISAAVVLAGWIALTDLSMWLALGCALLVALVIGIWG from the coding sequence GTGCTCGAGTGGATGGTGTGGACCCCGCCCACGGCCCTGGTGTTCGCCGGGCTGTTCCTGCTGTTGTGCGGGATGGCGGTGTGGGCCAGGATCTCGCCGCCCGTGGCACGCCGCGGGTTCCTGCGCATCGAGACCGACAGGGGCGACCGCCTGTACATCGGCCTGATCAGCGCGGCCGTCGTGCTGGCCGGGTGGATCGCGCTCACCGACCTGTCCATGTGGCTGGCGCTGGGCTGCGCGCTGCTGGTGGCGCTGGTCATCGGCATATGGGGATGA